The Spirosoma radiotolerans genome has a window encoding:
- a CDS encoding DJ-1/PfpI family protein, with translation MPLIKRSVALMNSAADRQPKAKKRNVAIFIHNGVEVLDFSGPSEVFASTEGFNVYTVSLTKEPIISQGFIRIIPNYSLADCPAPDIVVLPGGQTGPFIDNKPLINWIKSSAEHAEIMLSVCTGAGLLAKAGLLDGKQATTFHSYIEPLQKATPNAKILRNTRFVDNGQVITTAGVSAGIDGALHVVARLKGIDVARQTAFYMEYDKWKPSEGLVVDQKNKPKSIE, from the coding sequence ATGCCACTTATCAAACGCAGTGTTGCGCTAATGAACTCGGCTGCTGATCGTCAGCCAAAAGCGAAGAAGCGGAATGTAGCCATCTTTATTCATAATGGCGTTGAGGTATTGGATTTCTCAGGCCCAAGCGAGGTTTTCGCGTCAACGGAGGGATTCAACGTGTATACCGTTTCGCTCACTAAAGAGCCCATCATTAGCCAGGGGTTCATCAGGATTATACCGAACTACAGCCTGGCCGATTGCCCAGCGCCCGATATTGTTGTGTTACCTGGTGGGCAAACGGGCCCATTTATTGACAATAAACCACTGATCAACTGGATAAAAAGCTCCGCTGAACACGCCGAAATAATGCTGTCCGTTTGCACGGGAGCCGGGCTGCTGGCAAAAGCGGGGCTTCTGGACGGCAAGCAGGCGACTACCTTTCACAGTTACATCGAGCCATTACAAAAGGCGACGCCCAATGCCAAAATTTTACGAAATACCCGTTTCGTCGACAATGGGCAAGTCATTACAACCGCAGGCGTATCCGCCGGTATCGACGGAGCCCTGCACGTGGTTGCCCGGCTTAAAGGAATTGATGTCGCCCGGCAAACGGCTTTTTATATGGAGTACGATAAATGGAAGCCCAGTGAAGGGCTTGTCGTTGATCAGAAAAATAAACCAAAATCAATCGAATAA
- a CDS encoding GlxA family transcriptional regulator, which produces MSPTSQVIFVVPPSVHVLDLTGPVQVFYEAAEYGAPYRLAYCSLGIPVTSSAGLNFGAMASFADIEAQPGDSIFLPGMDMAYLRSSAFKQETDFFDWLRQQHKKGVNLCSVCTGAFILAQAGLLDGRKCTTHWKRIEELQTTYPRLVVQHDKLFTKDTGIYTSAGVTAGIDLALAIVEEHQGPLFATKIARELVVYFRRGEGHSQKSVYLDYRNHMNVAIHRMQDWLITNLEANASLEELADIVGMSTRNLTRTFRKETGTTINAYTTLLRLELAHTLLHNPGMTMEAIAAKCGFRDARQLRRIWKKSDSVLTIK; this is translated from the coding sequence ATGTCTCCTACTTCGCAAGTGATTTTTGTTGTGCCACCGTCTGTACATGTCCTCGATCTAACGGGGCCGGTTCAGGTTTTTTATGAAGCTGCCGAGTACGGAGCGCCATATCGGCTGGCATATTGCTCGCTGGGAATACCCGTTACCAGCTCAGCAGGGCTGAATTTCGGGGCTATGGCCTCGTTTGCCGACATAGAAGCCCAGCCCGGCGATTCTATTTTTTTGCCTGGTATGGACATGGCTTATCTTCGGTCAAGTGCGTTTAAACAGGAAACGGATTTTTTTGACTGGCTCCGGCAACAGCACAAAAAAGGCGTTAATTTATGCTCTGTTTGTACCGGTGCTTTTATACTGGCGCAGGCGGGTCTGCTTGATGGCCGAAAATGTACGACGCACTGGAAACGGATCGAGGAGCTACAGACTACATATCCCCGCTTAGTGGTTCAGCACGATAAACTGTTCACCAAAGATACGGGCATTTATACCAGCGCGGGCGTTACTGCCGGTATTGATCTGGCGTTGGCCATCGTTGAGGAGCACCAGGGGCCTTTATTCGCCACCAAGATAGCCCGCGAATTAGTCGTTTATTTTCGCCGGGGCGAAGGTCATTCGCAGAAAAGTGTGTATCTGGATTACCGCAACCACATGAATGTGGCCATTCACCGCATGCAGGACTGGCTGATTACCAATCTGGAAGCCAACGCAAGTCTGGAAGAGCTAGCCGACATTGTCGGCATGAGTACCCGAAACCTGACGCGTACCTTTCGGAAGGAAACCGGCACCACGATCAATGCCTACACAACCCTGCTGCGGCTCGAATTGGCCCATACGCTGCTCCACAATCCCGGCATGACGATGGAGGCTATTGCCGCCAAATGCGGCTTTCGGGATGCCCGCCAGCTCCGCCGAATCTGGAAAAAATCGGATTCTGTTTTAACTATAAAATAA
- a CDS encoding DUF4254 domain-containing protein produces the protein MNATFANNLFRQSIQDYHLTDNVDTPANNPFPADDIAFLLYQKNWIDTVQWHLEDIIRSPTIRPDELVAVKRRIDQSNQDRTDTVEQMDGWFFEQFRDITAKPTARLNSETPAWLLDRMSILQLKVYHFQEQVDRPSVSDEHRQKAQQKLTVLLEQEQDLARCFDELLDDIRNGDRYMKVYRQMKMYNDPTLNPVLYSEAK, from the coding sequence ATGAACGCCACTTTCGCCAACAACCTGTTCCGCCAGAGTATTCAGGACTATCACCTGACCGACAACGTCGATACCCCTGCCAACAACCCGTTTCCGGCTGATGATATTGCCTTCCTGCTGTACCAGAAAAACTGGATCGATACGGTTCAATGGCACCTTGAAGACATCATCCGCAGCCCGACGATTCGCCCGGATGAACTGGTTGCGGTTAAGCGCCGGATTGACCAGTCGAACCAGGACCGGACCGATACCGTTGAACAGATGGACGGTTGGTTTTTTGAGCAGTTTCGGGACATAACGGCCAAACCAACCGCCCGGCTAAATTCGGAAACACCCGCCTGGCTCCTCGACAGGATGTCGATTTTACAGCTCAAAGTTTACCACTTTCAGGAACAGGTCGACCGCCCGTCGGTATCGGATGAACACCGCCAAAAAGCGCAGCAAAAACTAACCGTTCTGCTTGAACAGGAACAGGATCTGGCTCGCTGCTTCGATGAGCTGCTGGACGATATTCGTAACGGTGACCGCTACATGAAGGTGTATCGGCAAATGAAAATGTACAATGACCCCACGCTGAATCCGGTTCTCTACAGCGAGGCAAAATAA
- a CDS encoding glycosyltransferase family 9 protein translates to MKHVLLLRFSAMGDVALLAPVVKAFTQRYPTTQITLVTRARFAVFFEQFPNVRVVGADFDGPHKGLMGLIRLSNELRQLASFDVVLDAHQNMRSAVLKSLFRLVGVPSFTIDKGRAEKRALTRKTNKIRRQLPHSVDRYARVFEEAGLALQPAKPFQFPPFKTAEAELDAFLNNLSITSHAPWLGIAPFAQHTQKMWPFERFAPLLEQLYVNSALTVFLFGGGAHEIAQLETLQQRFPQAILVAGKLSMAAELLLISRLSGMLCMDSGNMHLAALSGVPVLSIWGATHPDAGFGPWGQSAEAILQISPDVLTCRPCSVFGNKPCWRGDLACLNDISVEAVSDRVKQMLR, encoded by the coding sequence ATGAAGCATGTGCTTCTTCTTCGGTTCTCGGCGATGGGCGATGTGGCCCTGCTGGCACCCGTTGTAAAGGCGTTTACGCAGCGTTACCCGACTACCCAAATCACCCTGGTGACACGGGCTAGGTTTGCCGTATTTTTTGAGCAGTTTCCAAACGTTCGAGTTGTCGGCGCCGATTTCGACGGTCCCCACAAGGGCCTCATGGGCCTGATTCGCCTATCTAATGAATTACGCCAACTGGCCTCGTTCGATGTTGTGCTGGATGCCCACCAAAACATGCGCTCGGCGGTGCTGAAAAGCCTGTTTCGACTCGTGGGCGTTCCGTCGTTTACGATCGATAAGGGGCGGGCAGAAAAAAGGGCCTTAACCCGAAAGACGAATAAAATTCGGCGTCAATTACCGCACAGTGTGGACCGGTACGCCCGCGTATTTGAGGAAGCTGGCCTGGCTCTTCAACCCGCGAAACCCTTCCAATTTCCACCCTTCAAAACGGCCGAAGCTGAACTTGATGCGTTTCTGAACAACCTGTCAATCACCAGTCATGCACCCTGGCTCGGCATTGCACCTTTTGCGCAGCACACGCAAAAAATGTGGCCCTTCGAGCGCTTCGCCCCGTTGCTGGAACAGTTGTACGTGAATTCTGCGCTCACAGTTTTTCTGTTTGGCGGGGGCGCACATGAAATTGCTCAACTTGAGACTCTACAACAACGATTCCCGCAGGCTATTCTGGTTGCCGGAAAACTTTCCATGGCTGCTGAACTGTTACTCATTAGCCGACTGAGCGGGATGCTGTGCATGGATTCGGGAAACATGCACCTTGCCGCCCTGAGTGGGGTGCCGGTGCTGTCCATTTGGGGCGCTACGCATCCCGATGCTGGTTTTGGACCGTGGGGTCAAAGCGCTGAAGCTATCCTGCAGATTTCACCGGATGTGCTTACCTGCCGGCCCTGCTCCGTCTTTGGCAACAAACCCTGCTGGCGGGGCGACCTGGCCTGCCTGAACGACATTTCAGTGGAAGCTGTCTCGGATAGAGTAAAGCAAATGCTGCGCTAA